One segment of Solanum stenotomum isolate F172 chromosome 1, ASM1918654v1, whole genome shotgun sequence DNA contains the following:
- the LOC125853605 gene encoding 2-carboxy-1,4-naphthoquinone phytyltransferase, chloroplastic yields MASSAAFNGPILVSAFNKSSHAPTSSRNFIFRTCSLPSHVTQRSICCFQSTGRSSSVINLRWKEVRQWQLSLRGFFMCKVQQHDATSEENEENISQATLIWRAIKLPIYSVALVPLTVGSAAAYLQTGLFSARRYFMLLASSVFIITWLNLSNDVYDFDTGADKDKKESVVNIVGSRTGTFIAACLLLALGFLGLTYTSVEAANLRAILLLASAITCGYIYQCPPFRLSYQGLGEPLCFAAFGPFATTAFYLLQSSTSELPITYTTLSASALVGFTTSLILFCSHFHQVEGDKAVGKFSPLVRLGTGAGSRVVKVGVATLYSGMLLLGFTQTLPFTCIILCALTIPMGKLVVSYVEKNHKDKSKIFMAKYYCVRLHALFGVALAAGLVAAKMVARYPVPKPIF; encoded by the exons ATGGCATCGTCAGCCGCTTTCAATGGTCCAATTCTTGTTTCTGCCTTTAATAAGAGTAGTCATGCGCCTACTTCTTCCAG GAATTTTATCTTTAGGACTTGTTCACTACCATCACATGTCACACAAAGATCAATCTGTTGCTTCCAAAGCACAGGAAGATCCAGCAGTGTTATTAACTTAAGATGGAAAGAAGTCAGGCAATGGCAATTAAGCCTGAGAGGTTTCTTCATGTGTAAAGTGCAGCAACATGATGCTACCTCTgaggaaaatgaagaaaatatctCACAAGCTACTTTGATATGGAGGGCAATCAAATTGCCAATATACTCTGTTGCCTTAGTTCCTCTAACT GTGGGGAGTGCAGCTGCTTATTTGCAGACAGGCCTCTTTTCTGCTAGGCGTTATTTTATGCTGTTGGCATCTTCAGTTTTTATCATCACTTGGCTTAATTTAAG CAACGACGTTTATGATTTTGACACAGGAGCTGATAAGGACAAGAAAGAGTCAGTTGTGAACATTGTTGGCAG CCGCACAGGAACATTCATTGCTGCTTGCTTGTTACTTGCTCTTGGTTTCTTGGGGCTTACTTATACATCTGTGGAGGCTGCAAATCTACGTGCTATATTACTATTAGCTTCTGCAATTACTTGTGGTTACATATATCAG TGCCCGCCGTTTCGGTTAAGTTACCAAGGTCTGGGGGAACCCTTGTGCTTTGCTGCATTTGGTCCTTTTGCTACGACTGCCTTTTACTTGCTTCAAAGCAGCACCAg TGAGCTCCCAATCACATATACAACACTTTCAGCATCAGCACTTGTTGGTTTCACAACATCACTTATCCTGTTCTGTAGTCATTTCCACCAG GTAGAAGGGGATAAGGCCGTGGGAAAGTTTTCTCCACTG GTTAGGCTTGGTACAGGAGCTGGTTCTAGAGTTGTAAAAGTGGGTGTGGCAACACTCTATTCAGGGATGCTTCTTCTTGGTTTCACTCAAACACTTCCATTTACATGCATT ATTCTTTGTGCTTTAACAATACCAATGGGAAAACTCGTAGTTAGCTATGTGGAGAAGAACCATAAG GACAAATCAAAGATCTTTATGGCAAAGTATTACTGTGTGAGACTTCATGCTCTATTTGGAGTGGCTCTGGCTGCTGGCTTGGTAGCAGCTAAAATGGTTGCTAGATATCCTGTTCCAAAACCAATATTCTGA